cagtaacgaaaaacctgtcattttgggccggaacgaaaacaacttcaagtaggttgttttcggtgctgaaggatcgaaattattttaattatttttttatttcaaatttaaagaaaatcaaaatgaataaaaaaataaactttcttgattggaagaggaaaaaacagtttcagttttcgttatcggcgccgattacggtgtatgcggaaatcCAGCGTTAGTATTTTTTTAcctttaagtaatttttttttaaatttactactttgagtatttttaaaaatggtacatttatatttttaccaataaaacaattttttcatagaaacaaAGGTATAATTTGGAAAGAAATATGTCCAAAGTATACAATCCAAAGGTTGAATGCattttattatgtattaatGGGAatggttttattgaaaatgaattGATAGCATGTTTTAATTCTGATTTTTGTGAATAAGACTTTAATTGAATTCGAAGATCTGATAGaacatttgcccaattcacaactggtgttgtagcgttgtatcgttgtatgtcgtaaatatttttcaaacaaatttttcgaaacaaaaacaaaacattaataaaaaaaattacgacatacaacgatacaacgctacaacaccagttgtgaattgggcaatttatttaaaaaaatgtgtatgtattatcttttttaaaaatcgaattttgtttgtatactTTATACAAAACAGacgtatttaataatttttgttttcaagagCCTGGTTATGATCGAGAGTATttcagtactaaaaatagtacctttttaaaaaggtactattttagtactttttttaaaaatgtactatttttagtacattTATTTAGAAGTActacttttaaaacttttttaatcttGACGATATTCTGACAGTTctcattcaaaaattaaattatatcgttacgaaaaaccaTAACCAGCGATGAAGATAATGGGggttaagctacgtttccgcatacaccgtaatcggcaccaaaaacgaaattccatacatttgcaccgaaaaaaagttcgtttcagaaatcggcaacgaaaattgggaacggcacagatcagtaacgaaaaacctgtcatttggggccggaacgaaaactacttcaagtaggttgttttcggagTTGAAggatcgaaattatttttttatttcaaatttaaagaaaatcaaaatgaataaaaaaaataaattttcttgattggaagaggaaaaaacagtttcagttttcgttatcggcgccggttacggtgtatgcggaaatcCAGCGTTAGTATTTTTTTAcctttaagtaattttttttttaaatttactactttgagtatttttaaaaatggtacatttatatttttaccaataaaacaattttttcatagaaagaAAGGTATAATTTGGAAAGAAATATGTCCAAAGTATAAAATCCAAAGGTTGAATGGattttattatgtattaatGGGAatggttttattgaaaatgaattGATAGCATGTTTTAATTCTGATTTTTGTGAATAAGACTTTAATTGAATTCGAAGATCAGAtagaacatttatttaaaaaatgtgtatgtattatcttttttaaaaatcgaattttgtttgtatactTTATACAAAACAGacgtatttaataatttttgttttcaagagCCTGGTTATGATCGAGAGTAActattgattaaaaaaaatatatatagtaaacaaactaaataattgAATCGTTTGCTATTGCGTCATTGTTCAAGTCAAGTCTCAAAGTGATTACACTTTATCAGTTGAACATGATCTTCACCTTACGAATGCTGATAATTAAAATCATACAAAGCTTCAATTCAAGAGTCtgaaattttcttaatgaaattataattttagtactTAAAAATCTGCCAATGTGAAGATATTTTGCTGTTGAAacatgtttttaaaacaaagaaatttgtTGTTCATCTGTGTAATAATTTACCTAAATGGTAGATATTTCAAggtaaaaagaaaatcttttgaaatatacatatgtatttccaTAAGTGTGTTGTAAACATTAGAACTATTGCCCACAGGTTACTGAAGCAAATTCCATATTTCGTTTTGGCTTTGATTTTGGTTTGAATGTCaatgaaaattcatttaaaacctCTTTCAATATTGGCGATGAAAAGGAGGAGAGTGTAACTACTACAAAGACTATTAAAGAAACTGCTTACGTTACGGAATCGCCTGCCACAGTAGCCTCACCCATTTTAACGGATATTTGGACGAAACAAGCTCAACTGGACGCTACTGCCAATGACAAACTACAAGCGTCTCAAGTAGCTGTAACACAgttgaaaaatgaaattttagttgtgGTGGGTCGCAGTGATTTCATAGCGGCGAAAGTCAAACTAATGACGCGCTATTTAAACAAAGTAAATGCTGTTATAGCAACTACTAACACTGTTGCTACAACTGCTACCGTTGCtgatgataataataatgatgatgatgattgtaGTAGTGCTGGTGCTGGTACTGGTCACGATGATGCAGCTGCAAATCGTTTTCTAATTTTGCAAGACTATGTGCAGTTGGTGGATGATTTACGTGCGCCGCCTACTAGTGAAGAAGGTGGAGAACGTTCATTGGATTATATGGTTATGAAACTGGGTTTGGAAAAGCATAAATTGATTGAATTGCAAACACAAATCTTGCTGGAAGTACTGCAGGCCATGGAAACGTGGCAAACGTATGTGAAGACACAACTAGTTGATGTTACTACAGTCTAGTTTGAAAGTTGAAACAATTTTCTTATCgcgaaatgaaattttattgtaGTACATAGTtggtatattaaataaaaagtaaaataaaaataatcatttttttttgaattcgtGAAAGCGGATTTTTGTATATGTAGATACTTCGGTAGAAATGAACTTATGTTTGAGTTTGATACTTATTTTAGCATAAAATGTATACGTGTATCATTCATTCCACCGTACATCACCCAAAAATATACCTTGGATCTTcagattttgttaaattttgccACACACATGGATCCATTTAGGCTTTTcattactattttcaaaaactcgCGATTTTATTCACTAATTTCGATTTTTGAAAAGTGAAAATATCGACAAAGTTTATATGTATAAGACATATCTTGTAAAGCTGTGTTGGGCTGATTCAGGAACTATATGAAAGGTTAGGTCTCTTTAAATATAGCAAAAGTAATATTGtcattagggtttttaatttccggaccatttttaattcccgggaatcgggaattttttttctacattcccgggtacccggctattcccgaaatatataataatatatactgtaaattaggaatattatagacaaatttcatataaaaactaagtgttataattattaaatatcagagcttcgaattaattaataaaatttgagcttaattcactaaaatcataatccgtaattaaaaaatgtcagcctttcagtccataaatccattccgaatatttaattttttagattcattccaaagtctttgtttaaactgaattaattttaaagttaggccctaattttgtaaatcacgtcacaaagtgatatttatatggaaagcaaaaaaaaatttcaaaaattttaaaaatttgtttttgttttatatacaaattgttaacagaacaaacgcaccaaaattcaagcgttgatttgcctttcataatttgaaaattttgtatataaaacaaaaacaaatttttaaaatttttgaaatttttttttgctttccatataaatatcactttgtgacgtgatttacaaaattggggccttaattaataacagaatttattcaaactttaaatgattaaatttttattaaatcaaatcaattacaaaattaattgaaaaaattgtattaaacctttttgtactagattttaattgaagaaaactttaatcgttttataaatttttgaagctattttgttatggatttgaagaagaaatttgaagaaaatagAATGATTCATTAAGAAATAacatctataaataatgaattctctttttaaattttcatacgaaaaatcccaaataaataataataagcggctagatataagtaaaaaactataaaaaaacttttcactgattttggtaaaaaaaaaacagagttctaacttgttttctatgtattttcgtcagtttttaattcccgggattcccgactaaaaatcccgggaatggggtagtgaaaaattggcaaaattcccgggaaatttgtaccgggaattcccgggataaaaaccctaattgtCATTCAAAAGTGCATTCATAATGCAAATGCAATTTTCTGTTTCATTTTTGATAAATGTCttaatttttacgattttttataCGCGCCATCCGTTTGTAACATCGAAATATTGATCGTAGAACCAGGATATATACTGGGTCCTCATTAAATTCTGAGACGATcttgaaaactgaaattttcaacaaatactctctctgtttataaatatgttgattatgcgacaatcctgataaaattttgcgcAAATTAGTTTAGTAcgctgaaattatactgtaaagtatggcgtaATCAGATAAAATTTGTCCCTGGTCCCCTCTGAatatgacttgaacattcattattgtcttatacattttaaaatatttgtatgtatttaagtatATAATTTAAAGATAACCTTTCACATGGTTTCACAATCTATGAATACATAAACGTACATACTTTGTCGAATTTTGTCACATTTGAAAAATCATGAATTAAATCTCAACttcaaaatgtgaaaaattaaaaatggaaatgtcTAAATGGTTCCATCcctatatctatatatataaaaatgaaatggtccatgtatgtattAGACACTGTGCACTACAGGTAGAGGATCAAATAAAGTATTATCTATAACGTACATTTCCACAGGTATCCATTGTCTACCGTAAACATCCTGCTGATCTGTGAGTTTTATTAGAAATGAACGTGTAAGAAAATGAATGTATCCTATTTAAAACACTCACTGAAGTTTGTTTGTCTTAAtcctttaaatgttttgttgagAAACTGGTTAGCTCATGGAATAAATTTAGGTTCTCTCTTTTTTCTCTACCTGATCTTTACACCCTTAGAGAATTCAATAGTGTTATATTTTTAGATATAAATAAGTAAGTACTTAGAAAGTAAGTTCTagtattaagtcattaataataAAAGGAAATGTATTGTTAGATTTTCTTGTGATAGGTTCGTTATGATCGGTTGTTGTTACAACAGTTAAACTGTTTCCGAGAGCTCTTTCCTTAATACTGCTGTTGAGATGCCAATCTTTGGTCGAGTATTTTTCTAACCGAAGATACAATTGTCGAGAGTTCCTCGGTAATAGGGATCggttcaaacattttatgaaataacCAGTACATGCGCCCTGTACTGAAACTGAATTATTTGTTCTATCAAGACTTTCACTGCgtataataatatgtatttcttTGATATATTCCTCAAAAACTTCTTTTAACTGgcttaaattttgttgttagcATCCGTATTAGCAATGTGATTTTCAATGATGGATTTCCTTTCTGTTGCCTGGGTTTCCAATCGAACTTGTTTTGATAAGTTAGATATGAGTTCAACATTATCTTCAGGTTGTTCCTCCTCATTTACTCGTTTACGTTGTATACGAAAGTTTTTCAACTCGTTAAAATCTCGTCGTCAGGTGAAATAGTTCCCAGTTCTGCTTGAATTTCCTTTTGCATTTCGGCCATGGCGCACTCCTAAGATTGGGAAAATTTCCAACATTTGAACACTCACAAGTATTAATCCAAAATTGTCGAGAAGTCTGCTTCGTTGACTACGAGAAGGCATTTGATACGGTTAAACATGATAAATTGATGGAAATTTTAATCTCTATTGGACTGGAAGAATGTGATATAAGATGCATAAAAAACCTATATTGGAAACAAATATCAAACATTCAAGTTGATGGTGAACTGACTGACAATATTCCAATCTCAAAGGGagtatattaatttatatatttaatttatactcGGAGAAAATATTTCGTGAATCACTTTGTGGAAAGAATATCGGAATtagaataaacaagtaagagagctatattcggctgtgccgaatcatatatacccttcaccaaattatactttaaaataaaaattttaaatatttttaagtaaacaaaatttaaatttttttccaggtgttttttcgaaattgttttttaaattttatttttcttttaattttaaaaaattttattttttattttttagtttttaattttttttttttaatatttattgaaaaagaaatgttgaagaaaaaaaaaattcgggttaaaaaatatttttttccgattttgacccattgtaggtccaacttactatggtcttatatacgtcgttgcacaggcctttgaaatatctatcattagatatccatattgtctatattaatgatttagtattccagatatgggtcaaaaataggtcaaaaatcgaggttgtcctgtttttttccttatatctcagccatttgtggaccgattttctcgatttaaaatagcaacagagccggaagaatttcggagatattgatgtatcattcgtgtatgtaagttatttgggggtttcagaaagttgatttcaacacacagtcggacatacggacatggctatatcgactccgctatctataacgattcagaatatatatactttgtggggtcgcaaatgaaaaatgtagaaattacaaattgcAGGATTGAAATGACCAGATATGCCTTTTTTAAATACAGTAAAACACTAACTAGTCACGACATAAGCCTAACAACAAAAATACGTTTCATATTCGGCAGAAACATGGACCCTTTATCGTCAGATGAGAAAAGATTAAATTCGTTTGAAATGTGGATTTTTCGCCGAATATTAAAGATACCACGAACTGACCGCGTTTCGAATGAAGAAGTGCTGAGACGTATGAATGTCGGACgtgaaataataagaaatataaaGACACGAAAAACATCTTATTTGGGTCACATAATGCgaaatggaaaatataaaattccccAAACCATTTTACAGGCTAAAGTTGTAGGAAGACGACCGAGAGGAAGAAGGGAAATAACATGGttgaaaaacatttaataatggACAGGTCACCAAGACGAAGGAAGTCTTCTGAGGGCAGCCAAAAACAGACAACTCTCtgtaactgaataaaaaaaaaatattgttactttaTAATAATTGTATGATCGCTTATATCCGAATACGGATTGGCAAATAAAGAAGAAGAACACTCACAATCTTAGATTAAATCAAGGTAGAAAGCACCTTTGAAGCGATGGAGCTTTATTTTACTCTGTGATTCTGGCTTCGGCTGTATTTCtattataaatatacatacaatgaAAATCTGAactataaaaaaagcttttttcgaaACTTTGACTGTGACATACGCTCAAAGTCAAATAGACTTTTCCTCCAATCGCTGtggctacacgcagagaaaaaatatagttgtccatggttactgtaaccatttaaatagtgttacaagttttttttttaacaatattatagtcacagtaactatttacatggctgtggtaaccataatatggttaatttgcaattcacatgattgtgtcaaccatatatatggttacagtaaacaagtatatgtttgtgacaaccatttttatgatgaataattttattattatatgttgttgtcagattatgatatccataagccgagagcaacataatatggtaagtccttcatcatactATGGTAAGTctaacatatacttgtttactgtaaccatatatatggttgatacaatcatgtgaattgcaaattaaccatattatggttatgcTTTTAATGAGAGCTTTTACCAATTACAGAGCGATTGTTACAAAATTCGACAGcctgaattttatttttgtaaggatttgtttaaatacatattgtaATTTTGTAGACTCTTTAATATATAAGAGAAAAATTAGCTGAATAACAGTCAGTTCATAGagaattataaatttgttgcaagaGCTAggttttttgacaattacgtcttgtctctatgttaccctatgagtTAGATTTTGGATAATTTAAAAGTTCATTTATTTTTCGTATTCGAAGAAACCATCTAGTATTTAACCAATTAGTTCCATATACTgactacagtattttctattgcCTATAATATTATTGTGTGTTTAACTGAACTCTTTATCATATGGAAACCCTCATAAAACACATACAGACAGATACACATAATCATGTGTGCTggagaagaaaaacaaaaaaaacatattgcaCTTTTCTATGATTAATAtctaatttcataaattttcgtTAAAATTGTCTCCTAAACAAATTGACTGACTTACTATCCTATCTTGTACCCCTATATTTAGAtatgaaatacaaaataaagcaaaaacaaaaacgttaTAAAACACAGTCTGAATTTATTAGTAACTGCGTATATTTATTATTTCGTTGATAATGGTAGCGAAAAACTGCAGGCTGATTTGGCTGGATGACTGGCAGCAGCCAGCAGTTAGGCAGACAAAAATATCGAAACATCTGccgtatacatatgtatggatgtTAAAAAAAAGCAGGGAGGAAAAAAGAAGTTGTAGATATTTTTCCTAcacaaatacacacacttatttATATGCAAACATAGATACacactacatacatatgtatatagaaaatgttgtacaCACATTGTTGATGATATACGACACTCGAATCCAATCCAAACCAACTCTTAACTATGGATATGGATGTTTGTATACAACCGAGTATGTAACCAACTGGTACTTTTTCGGTTGTTGGTTTACTTGCTTTACTTATTTTACTTACTACCTTTCATttcattctttattttctttttcttattcCAGACACAGCAAaagatacaaaaacaacaaacataaacATTAGACATGCCcctaaaaaaatcatatatacatacatatggacataaccaaccaaacaaccaacccttcaccttcgtgagaagggtttatataagtttgtcattccgtttgtaatttccaaaatataattttccgaatcataaaaatatatatattctgaatccttatacatagcggagtcgattaagcattgtccgtcggtctgtctgttgaaatcaactttccgaagcccccaaataacttacatacacgattcatacatcaatatctccggaattcttccggctcggttgctatttaaaatcgaaaaaaagcattaatatagacaatatggatatctaatcaaTGATTAGTAATCATAGATATTttaagacctttgcaacgacgtatataagactatagtaagttggacctaccgaatattttttttcaccaaaagtttttttcgctaaatattaaaataaaaacaaaaattttaaaatttaaaacaacaattcgattgtttatgaataaggccttaagatattatagaaacaatatcagtttataatatagaaaaatatagtatttactACTATTgattacactgtacaacaccaaaaaattacaaggacaaaattagaggagacaaaaaaaaacagtttacatctgaatttcatttgaggggggttaaagtttcctaactctggcacattcttattgttaatcttcataagaaaccatgtgatccttacattttaggtataaaatgtgttcagcaaatttatgtaaaatgttacggagaacatttttgtagaatatgttaaccttccaaatcctcaaggcatgggtcttttttgtccttcttttaaaaaagagcaaaaaacaccattaaacagggatttaaggggttaaaatgttccgcaaaaatattatccgtgaaattttactatgagTCCCTGAAAACACCAAAAcgaaaaattcaaccagaaagtcagaaataagacacaacaaaagacagcttagggttaatttcgcatttattaagaattttattttaagtacccaaaaattttgcatgtaaaagaaatagttcaaatttaactaaaaatcattaatatctctattattttaccttcgatagcaaattttgataggaagtattcattaattacattttttagttctaggcaattccacttcattaccatacaatgtccagcatatttcagcgataattcggatatttgaaaataaataaaactttgtttttagaattttgtataacacaatttgaagtttaatttgATGGAAATACGATCAATATTCTGAAATGAATTTGTATCATTCGTTGTTTCCATTAAGTTTCCACAACTCTTCCAGAGAATTTTGAATCAACCTTAGACCGCTTTTGCTAATACAAATTGGTTGAAAAAACGAAGCATAGTTTGTTTGTTAAGGGGCCCACATACACtgatcaaaaaactaaaaaatgatAATTACCGAAATGTGACATTAGTACGCTTATatagtggaatagattttgcaaaaataagagtatctgaaaaataatttggtctttatgttccattcagacggtactgtattttaaaaaaataataagttctttcgaaacattgttgtccaaaatatggAGCGAAATAAggatatatcgtacgtgacataaaacggaagtaattttgaggtacatgtagaaatatgcaaaaatttgctaatcgtgagaggcgttaggttttttttttaatttcttacactaaaccaaatagttttcctttacaatccgtcatatttaaataaaaacaatctttggatgattttataataaataaaatttaatatcgtacgtgacataccgtacgtgacagatttttctgaaaaactaaaaaaataaataggaaaaatatatttggttttaaaacacaatttgataatagctgaaaaacaatcagagtcaaattcgcCTTaatcttagcctaaaacataccaattaaatatagtcggtttaaactattgtttttgcccttaaaatattgtaataagctctaaatacatatatgctattgtaacattttagtgttttctcctactcaaatcatcttgaacaaaagtttcaagggtttttgtttttttcagtcgtggttgttaTTCTCGTAGAATTGCCCATATAGCAATATTGCTCTTCCATATCCGCTGAGCAGTTCGTTCATACAActttaaatctaaacaattaaaaaaggaaaataactcCCGTtcgtttcaatttttatttttttaatttttcactttaggAAACTATAACTAATAATGATATAGACCTAGGATTTTGgaactttttaatttgttgctggttattttcaattttgtcaaaatcaaaaacacttAAGAAATAATGAATAATTGTAGTCGGtttcatagattttaaaaaatgtttttgattttaaaaatgtttttgcccatatattcaataaaaaaattattttttgtattatttacccACTGTTTTGCATGCAAAAGTTTTGCACagaaatgcaaataaaatatgcgtAACTGATAGTTTTTTTCTCCAGTTTCGCGAATGTTCAttagaaattattgttttataccttgttagaaaggtaattttctctagattcACAGTCTCTTGTTATCCAAAGTCATCCAAAGTAAATCTAGGGCCtgtctaatatacatacatacagataaAAATACGTTACTAAATGTATATagagtatacatatgtatactcgTACTTCTGTGTATATAactatatatacataaatgtgtATATTTATCTTTTATATACCAACcagttttttgttatgtttataTACAGAGTGAGTGAGTACATACTTAAATAGagtattttgtatgtaaacaatgtatacGGTTAgaaatgttgtgtttttttcctAGAGTTTTGTTTTTCGAATTGGTTAAACATTATCCAACAACTAAAATACATACTTGGAAAATATGATTTGAGAACATTTCAGCATAAACCAGAACAATGGTTGATGAAAACTTCTTTATTGTAGTCAGTGGGTCTATCTCTATAGATCCATTCTAATTGACTTATTCATTTCTCAATTAAATTGTAGTAATTGAAACAGggttattttctatattttcgaaaattgtaaaACCGATTGGTACTGCAGGGATTAGAAgattaa
The nucleotide sequence above comes from Calliphora vicina chromosome 1, idCalVici1.1, whole genome shotgun sequence. Encoded proteins:
- the LOC135963595 gene encoding uncharacterized protein LOC135963595, which gives rise to MFLKQRNLLFICVIIYLNGRYFKVTEANSIFRFGFDFGLNVNENSFKTSFNIGDEKEESVTTTKTIKETAYVTESPATVASPILTDIWTKQAQLDATANDKLQASQVAVTQLKNEILVVVGRSDFIAAKVKLMTRYLNKVNAVIATTNTVATTATVADDNNNDDDDCSSAGAGTGHDDAAANRFLILQDYVQLVDDLRAPPTSEEGGERSLDYMVMKLGLEKHKLIELQTQILLEVLQAMETWQTYVKTQLVDVTTV